The following DNA comes from Nocardioides panzhihuensis.
CCCCAGCGCCAGCCCGATCACGCCGTAGCCGCAGCCGAGGTCAAGGATCCGCGCGCCCGGTCTCAGGGGCGGCGGTTCGGTCTCCTTGAACAGCACCGAGGTGCCGATGTCCAGCCGTCCCTTGGCGAAGACCCCTGACCCGCTCACCAGGTCGAGGCCGATGTCCCACACGGTCGTCGAGACCGGGATCCGCTCGAAGGGCACCGACGGGTCGGCGGAGAAGTAGTGCTCGTCATCAGTCCCGGTCAAGCTCGCTCGCCTCTCTGCGGTTCATGGTGCGTTGGTGCTGGGCCGCCAGCATCTCGTCCGGCGGGTAGGCGACCTCTTCGAGCGTGAGCCCGTTGGCCGGCGCGATCGGGATCGAGGAGGACCGGGTGCGTGAGGCCAGCGACTCCTTCGCCCAGGTCACGTCCTTGCGCCCCTCCCCGATCAGCATCAGGCACCCGACCAGCGACCGCACCATCGAGTGACAGAAGGCGTCGGCGAGGACGGTCGCCTCGATGATCCCCTCGGGGCTCCGGTCCCAGGTGAGATGGCGCAGGTCGCGGATGGTGGTCGCACCCTCGCGTGGCTTGCAGAAGGAGGCGAAGTCGTTGAGCCCGATGAGATCGGCAGCGGCGACGTTCATCGAAGACAGGTCCAACGACCGGGTCCGATAGAGCACGTGACCGCGCTGCAAGGGATCGACGTACGCCGGGTCGTCCACGATCCGGTAGACATAGCGTCGCGACAGGGCCGAGAACCTGGCGTTGAACCCCTCCGGCGCCTCGACCGCCCGGTGAACCCGCAGGTCAGCGGGGAGGATCCCGTTCAGGCGGCGCACCAGCGCGTCGAGCGGCGACTGCTCCGACCGTCCCCGCGAGGACTCGATCACCTCTGCGTCGATGTCGAAGTGCGCGACCTGGCCGCGGGCGTGCACTCCCGAGTCCGTACGCCCCGCCACCGTCACCCACACCTGGGACCGCTCCCCGATCGCTGGCATCCGCATGGCCGTCGCCAGCGCGTCCTGCAGCTCTCCCTGCACCGTACGCAGCCCCGGTTGGGTCGCCCAGCCGTGGAACATGGTGCCGTCGTAGGCGAGATCGATCCTGATACGCACGGGCCCATTCTCGCAGCGACCGAGCCGTTTGCCAGACTCGGCGCATGCGCTATGTGATCTTCGGGGCGGGAGCTGTCGGCGGGGTGGTGGGCGGGCTGTTGCAACGCGCGGGGGCCGACGTCACCCTCGTCGCCCGCGGCGAGCACCTCCGGGTCGTC
Coding sequences within:
- the truA gene encoding tRNA pseudouridine(38-40) synthase TruA, with the translated sequence MRIRIDLAYDGTMFHGWATQPGLRTVQGELQDALATAMRMPAIGERSQVWVTVAGRTDSGVHARGQVAHFDIDAEVIESSRGRSEQSPLDALVRRLNGILPADLRVHRAVEAPEGFNARFSALSRRYVYRIVDDPAYVDPLQRGHVLYRTRSLDLSSMNVAAADLIGLNDFASFCKPREGATTIRDLRHLTWDRSPEGIIEATVLADAFCHSMVRSLVGCLMLIGEGRKDVTWAKESLASRTRSSSIPIAPANGLTLEEVAYPPDEMLAAQHQRTMNRREASELDRD